Proteins found in one Syngnathus acus chromosome 9, fSynAcu1.2, whole genome shotgun sequence genomic segment:
- the bmp3 gene encoding bone morphogenetic protein 3, giving the protein MAFLLLIVLSAWTCCASLGYCALLRAEADFTHAVERRHPVAGGTVAPLVERDRERLSQDTVTEHMHMLYDKYNKAGFAFKDGNTVRSFKAHWGVINRKQLQIFNLTSLTKSEDVLSATLHYYIGDLHNSSGSCSRPQGCVLHGPRRHSHIHAVIWSFAPEVDRMRTLGQFRINVSTRYRDFISWQWKDITRAVNQAKAHHQLLIGIEVASRGPRPWKELLADRSPYILVYANDSAIAEPESVVATLRRNPSAEEPGERQKSSSRPKRSVNIPLPLQNNELPGPEYPYETAGWDESSPYEPFQSKQARRPPRKKSRKNPRHKMPLLQFDEHTIKKARKKQWNEPRNCARRYLKVDFADIGWSEWIISPKSFDAYYCAGSCQFPMPKALKPSNHATIQSIVRAVGVVPGIPEPCCVPEKMSPLSILFFDEDRNVVLKVYPNMTVDSCACR; this is encoded by the exons ATGGCTTTTTTGCTGCTGATCGTGCTGTCGGCGTGGACCTGCTGCGCGAGCCTCGGATACTGCGCGCTGCTCCGAGCCGAGGCGGATTTTACGCACGCGGTCGAGCGGAGACACCCGGTGGCGGGCGGCACGGTAGCCCCGCTGGTAGAGAGAGACCGGGAGCGGCTGTCCCAAGACACGGTGACGGAGCACATGCACATGCTGTACGACAAGTACAACAAGGCGGGATTCGCCTTCAAGGACGGGAACACGGTGCGCAGCTTCAAGGCACACTGGG GCGTGATCAACAGGAAGCAGCTTCAGATCTTCAACCTGACGTCACTCACCAAGTCCGAGGACGTCCTCTCTGCCACGCTGCACTACTACATCGGGGACCTCCACAACAGCAGCGGGTCCTGCTCCAGACCCCAAGGCTGCGTCCTCCACGGCCCGCGCAGGCACAGCCACATCCACGCCGTTATCTGGAGCTTCGCCCCTGAGGTGGACCGGATGAGGACGCTGGGCCAGTTCCGCATCAATGTGTCCACGCGCTACCGGGACTTTATCTCCTGGCAATGGAAGGACATCACCCGGGCGGTCAATCAAGCCAAGGCACACCACCAGCTCCTCATTGGCATCGAGGTGGCCTCACGGGGACCCCGGCCCTGGAAGGAGCTCCTGGCTGACCGCTCTCCTTATATCCTGGTCTACGCCAACGACTCGGCCATCGCGGAGCCCGAGAGCGTGGTGGCCACCCTCAGGAGGAATCCCTCGGCGGAGGAGCCGGGGGAACGGCAGAAGAGCTCCTCCAGGCCCAAGCGCTCCGTCAATATCCCGCTCCCCCTGCAGAACAATGAGCTCCCCGGACCCGAGTACCCCTACGAGACGGCCGGCTGGGACGAGTCCAGTCCCTACGAGCCCTTCCAGAGCAAGCAAGCCCGACGGCCGCCGCGGAAAAAAAGCCGCAAGAACCCGAGGCACAAGATGCCTCTGCTGCAGTTTGACGAGCACACCATCAAGAAGGCCCGGAAGAAGCAGTGGAACGAACCCCGGAATTGCGCACGCCGCTACCTCAAAGTGGACTTTGCCGATATCGGCTGGAGCGAGTGGATAATTTCTCCAAAGTCTTTTGATGCCTACTACTGCGCGGGATCGTGCCAGTTCCCCATGCCCAAG GCGCTGAAACCTTCCAACCACGCCACCATCCAGAGCATCGTACGGGCGGTGGGTGTGGTGCCCGGCATTCCCGAGCCGTGCTGTGTCCCCGAAAAGATGTCCCCCCTCAGCATTCTCTTCTTTGATGAGGACAGGAACGTGGTGCTCAAAGTGTACCCTAACATGACGGTGGATTCGTGCGCATGCCGATAG